TGATCACCGCATTCTGCAATTCCGGATACTGGCGCACGTTCAGCTCCAGCGCGGCGCGCACGCCGAGCAGGAAAATGAACAGACTGACCACGCTGGCCAGTACCGGTTTGCGGATGAAGATATCGGTAAATTTCATCGTTGTTGTCCCGGTGAGGATCAGCTGTTGTCAGGCGTCGGGGCGGTGCTGGCCGGCGGTTCGGCCTCGTCACTGATCTTCACGGTGGCGTTGTTGCTGAGCTTGAGCAGGCCAGACGTCGCCACCCGGTCGCCGGGCTCCAGCCCTTCCAGTATGGCCACCATGTCGCCCAGCGTGCGGCCGGTGCGGACAAAGCGACGGTTCACGGTCAGGTGCGGTTCGCCGTTCTTGCCCTCGTTTTCCACGATCACGAATACGGCATTGCCATAGGGGTTGTAGCTCACCGCTGTTTGCGGAATCGCCACGACGTCGTCCGCGTCGCCCAGATCAATGGTCACGCGGGCGAACATACCGGCGCGCAGTTTCTGTTCCGGGTTGTCCAGCGTGGCCTGGATCATGAAGTTGCGAGTGCCGGGATTGATACCCGGCTCAAGGGCGGTGATGACCCCTTCGAACGCTTCACCGGGCCAGGCGTCGACTTCGGCGCGCACGGTCATGTCCAGCTTGATGTCCGCCAGGCGTTGTTCCGGCAGGCTGAATTCCAGATACACCGGATCAAGTTGTTGCAGGCTGACCACCGGCGTCCCCGGGGACAGGTATTCACCCAGGTCGACCTGGCGAATGCCCAGTTGGCCCGCGAACGGCGCCCGGATGGTCTTCTGGTTAACCCGGGCCTGCTGCGCGTTCAGAGCGCCACTGGCCTGATCCGCCTGGCTTTTTGCGCGGTCCAGCTCAGCTTTGGAGATGCTGCCCTGGCGATGCAGGCGTTCGGTCCGGTCCAGATCCAGCCGGGTCAGCTCGGCGGCGGCGCGCAGCGATTGCAGCTCGGCCCGGTCGGTGTCGTCGTCCAGGCGCAGCAGTATCTGGCCTTTCTCGACGGTATCGCCGGAGCTGAAGCGGATTTCGGTGACGATGCCCGCTGCCTCGGTGGTCAACTGGGTGCCGTTCACGGCGCGTGCCGTGCCCACCGCATTGATGCCGCGTGCCCAGGCCGCCGTTTCGGCCTCGGCCGCGGTAATGGTGGCGGCTGGCATCGGCATATTATCGAAGAACTGGTTCATGCCCATGCGCATCATTGCCTGAACGACGAACACGAGCAGGAACAGCACGATCAGGCCGATCAGGGTGAAAAGAATCTTCAGGTTCATCTCTAGCGGTCCTCAGTGGGTCGCCGCGGGCGGTTCATCGCCGTCCGTATGGCAAAGATCATCAAACAGGGTGGTGCAGATACGTGACACCAGTGCGTCCAGCGCCTGGCTGTCGGCCGGGTCGAGCAGCGGTTGCCAGTTGAGCCCGTTCAGGTGCGCCACGCCGTGATACAGCAGCACCTGATACGGGTCGTGCACGTTGTAGTTATCCAGCACGCCCTCGGCCAGCACCATGGTGTGCATGCCGATGGTCATGGCGTATTGCCCCAGCGCCAGCTCCAGCGGATGCGGGCGCGGGTTGACCACGTCACCGGCGGCCACGCCGTCGTTGACGATGCGCGAGATCAGTTCGCTGATCGGCCGGTGCGCCTCGATCACCGCGTCCCGGCGCCGCTGCGACGCCGAGCCCCAGACGGCCTCGGTAAAGATGTACTGGGTCAGGCGGTAGTGGTCGGGGTGCCGACGGGCAAACAGCATGTCCGCCACCATCAGGGCAAAGATGCGATCCCGGGACGGTGCGTCCCAGTCGGCGGCGCGGGCCATGGTGGCCACGCGTTTTTCGGCCTGATCGGCACAGATCGATAACAGCAGGTCCTCTTTCGAGGAAAAATGCTGGTACAGCGTGCCGGTGGCGTAATCGCAGGTGCGGGCGACCTTGGCCATCTGCAGGGCCAGCAGACCATGGTCACGGATCTGTTCACGCGCGGCATCCATGAAGCGTTGTTCCCGTTCCGCCAGTTCACGCAGGCGTCTTTCCCGAGTCCCCATCAGTGGCAGTCTCCGCTGGGCGAGGTGAGTATCGTTACGAATATTGAGCGGATTATGAATCCGGTTCATTTCGCGAGCAAGCCTCTTGTCATCGGCGCTGATTCTGCCGCTCGGTGTTGCAGCCTGTATTGTAAAAATGCGCAGTAGCGCGGAGGTTGCCGCGGGATCGTGACAGATCGTGGCAGCAGTGCGTGAAGGCCCGTCAGGCGGAGAGGAAAAGACCGAGGGTATGGTTGAGGTGGCGCTGCCCCAGGGTGGTGCAGGCCAGGCGCTGCGGGTCGTTGCTGAGCAGTCCCCGGGCGCGGCCACGCGTCAGGGCATCGGCCAGTTGGTCCAGCGGTAATCCGGTATGGGCCGGGAACATCGCCGCTGGCACCCCGGCAACAAGGCGCAGGGCGTTGAGCATGAATTCGCCGGGCAGTTCGTCGGCGGGCACGGGGGCCAGGCCGCAGCGCCGGGTGCCGTCCTCGGCCAGGTAGTGGCCGGGCAGGCGGGTCTTGCGGTAGCGGTAGATCCCGTCGGGCCGAGTGATCTTGCCGTGGGCCCCGGCGCCCAGCGCCAGGTAATCGCCAAAGGTCCAGTAGTTCAGGTTATGTCGGCACTGCCGGTCGGCGCGGGCGAACGCAGACACTTCATAGCGCCCGTAGCCCGCCTCGGCCAGTACGTCGAAGCCCGCCATCTCGGTATCCGCCAGGGTGTCACCGTCCGGCTGGGTGGGCGGTGCCCGGTAGAAGGCGGTGTTGGGCTCGATGGTGAGTTCGTACCAGCTGATATGCTCGGGGGCCAGGGCAATGGCCTGGCGCAGATCTGCCAGCGCCTGCTCCGGCGTCTGCCCGGGCAGGCCGTGCATCAGGTCCAGATTGATATTGTCGAACCCGGCGCGGCGCGCCTGCCCGGCGGCCCGGATCGCCTCGGCGCCGCCGTGGATACGCCCCAGGGCGCGCAGGTGCTGATCGTTGAAGCTCTGCACGCCCAGCGACAGCCGGTTGATCCCCGCCGCACGAAAGCCGTCGAAACGATCCTGTTCCACGGTGCCGGGATTGGCTTCCAGTGTGATCTCGATGTCGCGGGCGAACGGCAACTGCTCGCGCAGTCGGGTCAGCAGTGTCTGGTAGAAGCCGGGCGACAGCAGGCTTGGCGTGCCGCCGCCGAAGAACAGGCTGGTGACCTCCCGACCTTGTACGTCCGGCAGTTCCTGTTCGAGGTCGGTCAGCAGCGCCGCCAGATAGGCCGCCTCCGGCAGGTCGCCATCGCGTTCATGGGAATTGAAATCGCAGTAGGGACATTTGCGCACGCACCAGGGCAGATGCACGTAGAGTGACAGGGGCGGCAGGGTGGCCGGGAGCGGTGAGTGCGGCGGGTGTGCTGGCATGGCTCAGGGTGGTGGCGCCGACAAGGTGCAGGCGGAACGAGTATGCCTGAAGGTCGGGGCAGTAACAAAAAGGGCGGCTTGCGCCGCCCCGGATTGCTTCCGTGCAATCGACTGACCTCAGTTGGTCATGTCTTCATAGGTATCTTCCGCAGCGTCGGTGGTGTCATCCCACGCTTCATCGGCTTCGCGGCCAGCTTCTTCCATCGGGCCTTCTTCGCCCATCATGGCATCGTAGCTTCGCTCCAGGCGATCCGTGCCTTCATCGAACGCCTCACCGGCTTGCTCGCCCGGGCCCGGGTCGCCGCAGGCCGCCAAGGCAAACGAGGTGACCAGAGCGATACCGGCAATATGCAGCTTGTTCATAACCTTTCCTCCGTGTATTCAGGAAACTGACGATGTTGATCGTACGTGCTTTTAGTGGAAATTAAGAGATCAAAGTTTGTCGGCAAGGCAAGGTTTAACACTAATTTGTATTTGCTGCATCAATTAAACGCGCTTTCGCGATAGTCATGAACTGCGACAATGCCTTGCCGCGATGGCTTAGCCGATGCTTGTCGTGTGCGCACATCTCTGCGGCGCTGCAGCCTGCTTCGGGCACAAAAAAATGTGGATCGTAACCAAAGCCGCCCTCGCCTGTCGGGGTCATCTGTATCTCGCCCTCCCAGCTGCCCTGGCAGATCACGGGCACTGGATCATCAGCGTGGCGCATGAAGACGATAACGCACTGGTAGCGCGCCCGGCGAGACGCATTTGGCATCTCGCGCAGGCTTTCTGTCAGTTTGCGATTGTTGTCGGCATCGCTGGCGCCGGCGCCGGCAAAGCGTGCGGAATAGATGCCCGGGGCGCCGTTCAGCGCGTCGACTTCCAGGCCGGAATCGTCACTGATGGCGGGCAGGCCGGTATGGTGGGCGGCATTGCGGGCCTTGAGGATGGCGTTTTCGACGAACGTCAGGCCGGTTTCCTCGGCCTCTGGCACGGCAAAGTCGCTTTGCGGGCGAACGGTCACGCCCAGCGGTGCCAGAATGTCGGTCAGCTCCTTCAGCTTTTTCTGATTGCCCGAGGCCAGCACCCATTCCATACGCAACGCTCCGTGGCTCAGTAACTGACCCGGTAGATGGCAATTTCGCCAAACACGTTCGGCCACAGCCGGGTGCCCAGGCCCGAGGCGTGGTCGTTGTTCAGCACCAGGCGATCAAGCACCTTGTAGCCGCGCTTGCGACAGTGGGTATCGAAATCCTGCACGGTGCACAGGTGGATGTTCGGCGTGTCATACCATTGATGCGGCAGGCGTCGGGACACTGGCATCCGGCCCTTGAAGAACAGGTAGCTGCGCACGCGCCAATGGCCGAAGTTGGGGAAGGTGACAATGGCTTCGCGTCCTACGCGCAGCATCTCGGCCACGACCTGGTCGGGTCGCTGCACCGCCTGCAGGGCCTGGGTCATCAGGACATAATCGAAGCGTCCGTCGGCAATGTTGCCCAGCCCTTCGTCGATATCCTGTTCGATCACATTGACCCCCCGCTCGATGCAGTGGGCAATGTTTTCCTGATCGATTTCCAGGCCGTAGCCGCGCACGTTGCGGGTGTCGCGCAGATTGGCCAGCAACTGACCATCGCCGCACCCCAGGTCAAGCACACTGGCACCTTCGGGAATCCAGTCGCGAATCAGGGCGAGGTCCGGACGCAGGGCCTGTTGCGTGGTTTCGGTCATGCGCGCGCCTCCAGGTCATTGGCGATGCGCCGCATCCAGGCACCGAACAGACGGGTATATTCGGGGATGTCGAGCAGAAAGGCGTCGTGACCCTTGTCGGTGTCCACCTCGGCATAGCTGACATCCCGCCCCACCGCCATCAGTGCGCGGACGATTTCTTCGGAGCGTTCCGGTGCAAAGCGCCAGTCAGAGGTAAAGGACACCACCAGGAAGGGGCAGCGGGCCTGGGCCACGGCCTGATCCAGCGAGTCATTGAAATCCCGGGCCGGATCGAAATAATCCAGCGCCTTGGTCATCAGCAGGTAGGTGTTCGCATCGAAATGGCGCGAGAACGTCTCACCCTGATGGCGCAGGTAGCTCTCTACCTGGAACTCCACATCAAAACCGAAGTGGAAGCGCCCGCTGCGCAGGTCGCGACCAAACTTCGCGCGCATTGCGTCGTCGCTGAGGTAGGTGATATGGCCGACCATGCGCGCCAGGATCAGTCCCTGGCGCGGGTAGGTGTCATGCAGGTAATAGCGGCCGCCATGAAAATTCGGGTCCGTCAGGATCGACTGGCGGGCGACCTCATTGAACGCGATATTCTGTGCCGACAGTTTGCTGGCCGAGGCAATCACGGCGGCATGGCCAACGCGGTCGGGATAGTCGATGGCCCACTGCAGGGCCTGCATGCCGCCCAGGCTGCCACCGATGACCGCGGCCCATGTGCGGATGCCCAGCCGGTCTGCCAGCCTGGCCTGACTGTTGACCCAGTCCTTCACCGTCACCATGGGAAAATCCGGACCCCAGGGCTGGCCGTTGTCGGGGTTGATGCTGGCCGGGCCGGTGGAGCCGTGGCAGCCGCCCAGATTGTTCAGTGACACGACGAAGAAGCGGTTCGTATCGATCGGCTTGCCCGGGCCGATGCAGCTGTCCCACCAGCCCGGGCGCTTGTCCTGCTCGCTGTGATAGCCCGCAGCATGGTGATGCCCGGACAGCGCATGGCAGATCAGCACCGCATTGGAGGCGTCGGCATTGAGGGTGCCGTAGGTTTCGTAGATCAGCTCATAGGCGGGCAGCACGCGATGGCATTCCAGCTCCAGCGGCTGGTCGAAATGCATCACGGTGGGCGTCACCAGGCCCACTGAGCCGGGGGCATGAATGTCAGGCATCGGTGTCCGGGCATCCAGAAGTAAAGAGCGCAAGTCTAAACACGGGTGCCCGGCGCTGCAATGAAGCGGTCAGCGGCAGCCCCGTGTCAGCTGTCTTCGCGTTGTACGGTGCGCGTACGTCCATTCTCATCAATGGCGACGAAGGTAAACAGGCCTTCGGTGACCTTGGCGACCTCACCCATGCTGCGAATCCAGACTTCCACGCGGATACGCATGGAGCTGCGGCCGACATCCAGCAGGTCGGTGTAGCAGCTGACGACGGCGCCGATGGGCACCGGGCGCAGGAAGGCCATGGAATCGATGGCCACGGTGGCAATGCGACCGCGTGCCGCCTTGCGCGCGCAGACAGCACCGGCAAGGTCCATCTGCGAGACCAGCCAGCCGCCGAAAATATCGCCGTTCCAGTTGGCATCCTGAGGCATGGCGATGGTCTGGATGGCCAGTTCGCCAGTGGGTTGCGGATCGTCGTCGCGTTCGTCTGTCATGGTCGTCATGGTCCGTTGTGAAGTGCTGTCACCATTAATTGTAGAGCAGCCCCGGCAGCCAGGTGGCAAGAGGCGGCCACAGGGCGAGCAGGATCAGCAGCAACAACTGGATACCGATAAAGGGTATCACGCCGCGATAGATTGCGCTGGTGGGCACGCTCTCGGGCGCCACCCCGCGCAGGTAGAAGAGGGCAAACCCGAACGGCGGTGTCAGAAACGAGGTTTGCAGGTTCAGGGCGATCATGATGCCCAGCCAGACCGGGTCCAGCCCCATCATCAACAGCACGGGCGCCACAATCGGCACCACCACAAAGGTGATCTCGATGAAATCGAGGATGAAACCGAGCAGAAAGATCAGCAGCATCACGGCCAGCATGGCCCCGAACGCGCCGCCCGGCAGGCTGCCGAGCAGTCGCTCCACGGCGTCGCCGCCACCGTAGCCGTGGAACACCAGGGTAAAGATGGAGGCGCCGATCAGGATCATGAACACCATGCTGGTGACCCGGGTGGTGCCGCGCATCACATCGCGCAGGCGCGCCAGCGTCAGTTCGCCGCGCAGCAGGGCCAGCAGCAGCGCCCCCAGCGCCCCCACGGCGGCGGCTTCAGTGGGGGTGGCCTTGCCCGCCAGAATGCTGCCGAGCACGGCGACCATCAGCAGCAGTGGCGGCAGCAGGCTGGTGAGCAGGGCGCGGGCCAGTGGCGGCTCGCCCTCGGCAGTGCCGCGCTGCACCGCCGGGGCGCGCTCCGGGTGGCGCAAGGCGGTAAACAGTATCCAGCCTGTATAAAGCAGCACCAGCAGCAGGCCGGGCACGATGGCGCCGGCAAACAGGTCGCCGATGGAAACCGTATCGAACGACCACAGCCCCTGTCGCAGCTGGGCCTGTTGATAGGCGGTGCTGAGCACGTCGCCCAGCAGCACCAGGGCGATGGACGGCGGGATCATCTGGCCCAGTGTGCCGGTGGCGCAGATCAGGCCGCTGGCCATGTCCGGCCGGTAGCCCTGGCGCACCATGGTGGGCAGCGCCAGCAGCCCCAGGGTGACGACGGTGGCGCCGACGATGCCGGTGCTGGCGGCCAGCAGGGCGCCCACCGCCACCACAGCAATGGCCAGGCCGCCGGGCAGTGGGCCAAACAGCCGCGCCAGCGTGCGCAACAGGTGCTCCGCGATGCGTGACTTCTCCAGCATCATGCCCATGAACACGAACAGCGGCACGGCGATCAGTGTGCTGTTGCTCAGGATGCCGAACAGGCGATTGGGCAACAGGCCCAGTTCGCTGGCGTCGAAGACGCCGAGCAGGATGCCGGCAAAGGCGAACAGCAGCGCGACGCCGCCCAGGGTGAACGCCACCGGGTACCCGGCCATCAGTACCAGGCAGACACTGACAAACAGCAGCAGGGCGATCCATTCCATCAGTGATCGCCTCGCGCGGGCGGTTCGCCGCCGGTCAGGGTCAGCAGGGCGCGCAGTGCTTCCGCAAGGCCCTGTATGCACAGCACCACGGGCAGCACCAGCAGCAGGCTCTTGAACAGATAGAGATAGGGCAGGCCCCCGGCTTCCGCCGAGCCTTCGCGGCGGGTCCAGCTGACCTGCACATAATCCAGACTCATGACGAACAGGGTGATGGCCAGCGGCAGCAACAGCAGCAGGCTGCCGAGCAGGTCGATCCGGGCGCGGGCCAGGCTGCTCATGCGCTGGTAGAAGATGTCGACACGGACATGGTCGTTGCGGGCCAGGGTGTAGCCTGCGCCCAGCACGAACAGGGTGGCGTGCAGATACAGAACGGACTCCTGCAGGGCGATGCTGCCGATGCCAAAGCCGTAGCGCAGCACCACGCTGGTCATCATCACCAGTACCACGGCCAGCGCCAGCCAACTCACCAGGCGACCCACCACCAGGCTGCAGGCCTCGCAGCCGCGCAGCAGGTGCTGTGCTGTATTCTGCCACCCCGTCACATTCGATCTCCCGCCTGCCTGTCTGGCTGTTTCCCCGTTGGCCGGGCCGCGCAGTATAGCCGCAGCAGGCTGCTCATTAAATCGCCGCCGATGTCATGGAATAGTCACAATGGGCCCCTATAGTCCCGCTTCAGGCGCAGGAAGACTGCGAACCTGACAAATTGGGGAAACCTGGAGAACAGTATGAAACTGCGTAACGCGTTCACCGCAGCCGCGGTAGCCATTACCACCACCTTCAGCGGCTTCGCCGTTGCGGATGTCGACCCGAAACTGCCGGCGTACCAGCGCGTGGGCGGTGTTTCCGGTAACGTGAACAGCATCGGTTCCGACACCCTGAACAACCTCATGACCCTGTGGGCCGAGGAATTCAACAAGTTCTACCCGAACGTGCGTGTGCAGGTGCAGGGCGCCGGTTCTTCCACGGCACCGCCGGCCATCACCGAAGGGACCGCCAACCTGGCGCCGATGAGCCGCGCCATGCGTGACTCGGAAATCCAGTCCTTCGAAAACCGTCACGGCTACAAGCCTTACGCCGTACCGGTGGCCATCGACATGGTGGCCGTGTATGTGAACAAGGACAACCCGATTGAAGGCATGACGCTGGCGCAGGTGGATGCGGTGTTCTCCTCCACCCGTCGCTGTGGTTACAGCGAAGACATCACCCGCTGGGGCCAGCTGGGTCTGACCGGCGCCTGGGCCAACCGTGACTTCACGGTCTACAGCCGTAACGCGGTATCCGGTACCTACGGTTACTTCCGCCAGAACGCCCTGTGTGACGGTGACTTCAAGGCCAGCGTGAACGAGCAGCCGGGTTCCTCTGCGGTAGTGCAGGGCGTGGCCGAATCTCTCAACGGTATCGGTTACTCCGGCATCGGCTACATCACCTCTGGCGTGCGCACCGTGCCGCTGGCGCGTGAAGCAGGCATGCCGTTCGCTGACACCACCGCAGAAAACGCCGCCACCGGTGACTACCCGCTGGCCCGCTTCCTGTACGTGTACGTGAACAAGGCGCCGAATGGTGAGCTGGACCCGATCACCCGCGAGTTCATCAGGCTGGTGCTCTCGAAGGAAGGTCAGGAAGTGGTGGTCCGTGACGGCTACGTGCCGCTGCCGGAAGCCGAAGCCGCCAAGCACCGCAAGGCGCTGGGTCTGTAAGGTCCTGATCTGAAAAGAGAAGGCTGGGAAGGCGCCGGTGGGTCCGGCGCCTTTTTCTATGGGGCCTTTCCGTGACAGACCCTGCCATAGGCAGTGCCCCGCCTGTCCGACAATACGGACCCCTTTTTCACCTCCAGATCGTTTGTCACATTGCTGTCATTTAAGAGGTCTAGTCTCCGGGGCTCGGATTCAGCTTGCCGGACCCTACTTATGACGGATTCTTCCAACGCCAGTGCACCGGCCTCCAGTGGCTTTCGCCACCTGTTGCCGGACGCCGAGGCGCGCAAGAAACAGCGCCGCCGCCGGGCGATCAACGACAAACTCTCCGCTTTCGGGATTTCAATGGCCGGGCTGGGCGTGGTGGGTGCGCTGGCCCTCATCTTCGTCTACCTGTTCAGTGAAGTGGCGCCGCTGCTGCGGCCCGCGTCCATTGAGGCCCAGATCGGTTACAGCCTGCCGGAAGGGGGGCCGCACGCGGAAACCGTGCACCTGACGCTGGACCGCTACCAGGAAATC
This region of Isoalcanivorax indicus genomic DNA includes:
- a CDS encoding efflux RND transporter periplasmic adaptor subunit, which encodes MNLKILFTLIGLIVLFLLVFVVQAMMRMGMNQFFDNMPMPAATITAAEAETAAWARGINAVGTARAVNGTQLTTEAAGIVTEIRFSSGDTVEKGQILLRLDDDTDRAELQSLRAAAELTRLDLDRTERLHRQGSISKAELDRAKSQADQASGALNAQQARVNQKTIRAPFAGQLGIRQVDLGEYLSPGTPVVSLQQLDPVYLEFSLPEQRLADIKLDMTVRAEVDAWPGEAFEGVITALEPGINPGTRNFMIQATLDNPEQKLRAGMFARVTIDLGDADDVVAIPQTAVSYNPYGNAVFVIVENEGKNGEPHLTVNRRFVRTGRTLGDMVAILEGLEPGDRVATSGLLKLSNNATVKISDEAEPPASTAPTPDNS
- a CDS encoding TetR/AcrR family transcriptional regulator; amino-acid sequence: MNRIHNPLNIRNDTHLAQRRLPLMGTRERRLRELAEREQRFMDAAREQIRDHGLLALQMAKVARTCDYATGTLYQHFSSKEDLLLSICADQAEKRVATMARAADWDAPSRDRIFALMVADMLFARRHPDHYRLTQYIFTEAVWGSASQRRRDAVIEAHRPISELISRIVNDGVAAGDVVNPRPHPLELALGQYAMTIGMHTMVLAEGVLDNYNVHDPYQVLLYHGVAHLNGLNWQPLLDPADSQALDALVSRICTTLFDDLCHTDGDEPPAATH
- the hemW gene encoding radical SAM family heme chaperone HemW, which codes for MPAHPPHSPLPATLPPLSLYVHLPWCVRKCPYCDFNSHERDGDLPEAAYLAALLTDLEQELPDVQGREVTSLFFGGGTPSLLSPGFYQTLLTRLREQLPFARDIEITLEANPGTVEQDRFDGFRAAGINRLSLGVQSFNDQHLRALGRIHGGAEAIRAAGQARRAGFDNINLDLMHGLPGQTPEQALADLRQAIALAPEHISWYELTIEPNTAFYRAPPTQPDGDTLADTEMAGFDVLAEAGYGRYEVSAFARADRQCRHNLNYWTFGDYLALGAGAHGKITRPDGIYRYRKTRLPGHYLAEDGTRRCGLAPVPADELPGEFMLNALRLVAGVPAAMFPAHTGLPLDQLADALTRGRARGLLSNDPQRLACTTLGQRHLNHTLGLFLSA
- the rdgB gene encoding RdgB/HAM1 family non-canonical purine NTP pyrophosphatase, giving the protein MEWVLASGNQKKLKELTDILAPLGVTVRPQSDFAVPEAEETGLTFVENAILKARNAAHHTGLPAISDDSGLEVDALNGAPGIYSARFAGAGASDADNNRKLTESLREMPNASRRARYQCVIVFMRHADDPVPVICQGSWEGEIQMTPTGEGGFGYDPHFFVPEAGCSAAEMCAHDKHRLSHRGKALSQFMTIAKARLIDAANTN
- the metW gene encoding methionine biosynthesis protein MetW, which gives rise to MTETTQQALRPDLALIRDWIPEGASVLDLGCGDGQLLANLRDTRNVRGYGLEIDQENIAHCIERGVNVIEQDIDEGLGNIADGRFDYVLMTQALQAVQRPDQVVAEMLRVGREAIVTFPNFGHWRVRSYLFFKGRMPVSRRLPHQWYDTPNIHLCTVQDFDTHCRKRGYKVLDRLVLNNDHASGLGTRLWPNVFGEIAIYRVSY
- the metX gene encoding homoserine O-succinyltransferase MetX — protein: MPDIHAPGSVGLVTPTVMHFDQPLELECHRVLPAYELIYETYGTLNADASNAVLICHALSGHHHAAGYHSEQDKRPGWWDSCIGPGKPIDTNRFFVVSLNNLGGCHGSTGPASINPDNGQPWGPDFPMVTVKDWVNSQARLADRLGIRTWAAVIGGSLGGMQALQWAIDYPDRVGHAAVIASASKLSAQNIAFNEVARQSILTDPNFHGGRYYLHDTYPRQGLILARMVGHITYLSDDAMRAKFGRDLRSGRFHFGFDVEFQVESYLRHQGETFSRHFDANTYLLMTKALDYFDPARDFNDSLDQAVAQARCPFLVVSFTSDWRFAPERSEEIVRALMAVGRDVSYAEVDTDKGHDAFLLDIPEYTRLFGAWMRRIANDLEARA
- a CDS encoding acyl-CoA thioesterase, with translation MTDERDDDPQPTGELAIQTIAMPQDANWNGDIFGGWLVSQMDLAGAVCARKAARGRIATVAIDSMAFLRPVPIGAVVSCYTDLLDVGRSSMRIRVEVWIRSMGEVAKVTEGLFTFVAIDENGRTRTVQREDS
- a CDS encoding TRAP transporter large permease, which codes for MEWIALLLFVSVCLVLMAGYPVAFTLGGVALLFAFAGILLGVFDASELGLLPNRLFGILSNSTLIAVPLFVFMGMMLEKSRIAEHLLRTLARLFGPLPGGLAIAVVAVGALLAASTGIVGATVVTLGLLALPTMVRQGYRPDMASGLICATGTLGQMIPPSIALVLLGDVLSTAYQQAQLRQGLWSFDTVSIGDLFAGAIVPGLLLVLLYTGWILFTALRHPERAPAVQRGTAEGEPPLARALLTSLLPPLLLMVAVLGSILAGKATPTEAAAVGALGALLLALLRGELTLARLRDVMRGTTRVTSMVFMILIGASIFTLVFHGYGGGDAVERLLGSLPGGAFGAMLAVMLLIFLLGFILDFIEITFVVVPIVAPVLLMMGLDPVWLGIMIALNLQTSFLTPPFGFALFYLRGVAPESVPTSAIYRGVIPFIGIQLLLLILLALWPPLATWLPGLLYN
- a CDS encoding TRAP transporter small permease subunit; its protein translation is MTGWQNTAQHLLRGCEACSLVVGRLVSWLALAVVLVMMTSVVLRYGFGIGSIALQESVLYLHATLFVLGAGYTLARNDHVRVDIFYQRMSSLARARIDLLGSLLLLLPLAITLFVMSLDYVQVSWTRREGSAEAGGLPYLYLFKSLLLVLPVVLCIQGLAEALRALLTLTGGEPPARGDH
- a CDS encoding PstS family phosphate ABC transporter substrate-binding protein — its product is MKLRNAFTAAAVAITTTFSGFAVADVDPKLPAYQRVGGVSGNVNSIGSDTLNNLMTLWAEEFNKFYPNVRVQVQGAGSSTAPPAITEGTANLAPMSRAMRDSEIQSFENRHGYKPYAVPVAIDMVAVYVNKDNPIEGMTLAQVDAVFSSTRRCGYSEDITRWGQLGLTGAWANRDFTVYSRNAVSGTYGYFRQNALCDGDFKASVNEQPGSSAVVQGVAESLNGIGYSGIGYITSGVRTVPLAREAGMPFADTTAENAATGDYPLARFLYVYVNKAPNGELDPITREFIRLVLSKEGQEVVVRDGYVPLPEAEAAKHRKALGL